The bacterium genome has a segment encoding these proteins:
- a CDS encoding heparinase II/III family protein, with translation MRCLLLALCLSSACAAADLVVSDCDDAAPWGKNATLETTTIKQGKGAIRWEFAKGPSIQTNQIPHDWSGGNALSFWLHSAQASGSRVWVILSSEDKTKEGPDYYSLTLRLDFTGWRHYVVPCAEVGKARSPLGWQQIDQVQLHAAWDPAVTIDPADVVILDDLKVIAVSDIGSGPRMTDEEFYQALDLQRPDLAAVKAAVDKHDYAAAAVALAAHLRQRREPKWFTNTWERPAPNPKYGTGNAEKIMKHEFTFIKGTYKPEGRIDWSYNAMTEGESATIEWNAQFNRHFHFKPLVDAYWNTGDNKYAQELANQWVAWIEDCPVLLWQSGNSPYHHAWETLNTGIRASSSWPDALFKCLDSPAFTPEVLVKILKSEYEHAEHLVKNPTGANWLTCESMGVLTIGMLFPEFQRAPEWRKIAIERLYGQLDKEVYPDGMEVELALGYNNWVVDEFSNVLKLTKLNNLMDEVPADYKRRLECMYNYQLYAMRPDRQVFGFNDSWSSNPQKLLEQAAEYYPERADFKWGATKGQEGKSPADDSVAFPYSGHYVMRTGWRPQDLLLHFDAGPWGSGHQHEDKLGFQAYAYGKTVLTEGGVYMYDRSRWRRYVLSTRGHNTIRVDGLDQRNGGERQTWVLPYPFQPLDNLWLTSDQWDFVEGTYDFGYGDRKQVTVPATHRRSILFVKPSYWIITDVLTPTDGKEHQVESLFHFAADEATVNGLTVATPTTDAAVQITAAPREGLSLRVVKGLEEEPVQGWANGPWRPVPTALYEWKTSGPSRVTYVVYPTPAGQASPVQAVKSLPVTTDQGQPASASAADIIFADGSHHVYLYADAGAGMCHFGGYRSDARCALLALDAQGNIQRMVLAAGKVLEKE, from the coding sequence ATGCGCTGCCTGCTGCTCGCCCTGTGCCTGTCGTCCGCCTGCGCCGCCGCTGACCTGGTGGTGAGCGACTGCGACGACGCCGCCCCGTGGGGCAAGAACGCTACCCTCGAGACGACCACCATCAAGCAGGGCAAGGGCGCGATCCGCTGGGAGTTCGCCAAGGGCCCGAGCATCCAGACGAACCAGATCCCCCATGACTGGTCGGGCGGCAACGCCCTCTCCTTCTGGCTGCACAGTGCCCAGGCCTCCGGCTCGCGCGTATGGGTTATCCTCTCCTCCGAGGACAAGACCAAGGAGGGGCCGGACTACTACAGCCTGACGCTCCGGCTCGACTTCACCGGTTGGCGGCATTATGTCGTCCCGTGCGCGGAGGTCGGCAAGGCGCGCTCGCCGCTGGGCTGGCAGCAGATTGACCAAGTGCAGTTGCACGCCGCCTGGGACCCCGCTGTGACCATCGACCCGGCGGATGTCGTCATTCTCGATGACCTGAAGGTGATTGCGGTGTCGGACATCGGCAGCGGCCCACGCATGACGGACGAGGAGTTCTACCAGGCGCTCGATCTGCAGCGCCCTGACCTGGCGGCGGTGAAGGCCGCCGTGGACAAGCACGATTATGCCGCGGCGGCGGTCGCGCTGGCGGCGCATCTGCGCCAGCGACGCGAGCCCAAGTGGTTCACGAACACCTGGGAGCGCCCCGCGCCGAACCCGAAGTATGGCACGGGCAACGCCGAGAAGATCATGAAGCACGAGTTCACCTTCATCAAGGGCACCTACAAGCCCGAGGGGCGCATAGACTGGTCGTACAACGCCATGACCGAGGGCGAGAGCGCCACCATCGAGTGGAACGCGCAGTTCAACCGCCACTTCCACTTCAAGCCCCTCGTGGACGCGTACTGGAACACCGGGGACAACAAGTACGCCCAGGAGCTGGCGAACCAGTGGGTGGCGTGGATCGAGGACTGTCCGGTGCTGCTGTGGCAGTCGGGCAACTCGCCCTACCACCACGCCTGGGAGACGCTGAACACCGGCATCCGCGCCAGCAGCTCGTGGCCCGATGCGCTCTTCAAGTGCCTCGACAGCCCGGCCTTCACCCCCGAGGTGCTCGTGAAGATCCTGAAGTCCGAGTACGAGCACGCCGAGCACCTGGTCAAGAACCCCACCGGCGCCAACTGGCTCACCTGCGAATCCATGGGCGTGCTGACCATCGGCATGCTGTTCCCCGAGTTCCAGCGCGCCCCGGAGTGGCGGAAGATCGCCATCGAGCGCCTGTACGGCCAACTGGACAAGGAAGTCTATCCCGACGGGATGGAAGTCGAGTTGGCGCTGGGCTACAACAACTGGGTGGTGGACGAGTTCTCCAACGTGCTGAAGCTGACGAAGCTGAACAACCTGATGGACGAGGTGCCGGCGGACTACAAGCGGCGACTGGAGTGCATGTACAACTACCAGCTCTACGCGATGCGGCCGGACCGGCAGGTCTTCGGGTTCAATGACTCGTGGTCCAGCAACCCGCAGAAGCTGCTGGAGCAGGCGGCGGAGTACTACCCGGAGCGCGCGGACTTCAAGTGGGGCGCCACCAAGGGCCAGGAGGGCAAGTCGCCCGCGGATGACTCCGTCGCCTTCCCCTATAGCGGTCACTATGTCATGCGCACCGGTTGGAGGCCGCAGGACCTGCTGCTGCACTTCGACGCCGGCCCGTGGGGCAGCGGCCACCAGCATGAGGACAAGCTGGGCTTCCAGGCCTATGCCTACGGCAAGACGGTGCTGACCGAGGGCGGGGTCTACATGTACGACCGCTCCCGCTGGCGGCGCTATGTGCTCTCGACGCGAGGCCACAACACGATCCGTGTGGACGGCCTCGACCAACGCAACGGCGGTGAGCGGCAGACCTGGGTGCTGCCTTACCCCTTCCAGCCCCTGGACAACCTCTGGCTGACGAGCGACCAGTGGGACTTCGTCGAGGGCACCTACGACTTCGGCTACGGCGACCGCAAGCAGGTGACCGTCCCGGCCACCCACCGCCGCAGCATCCTGTTCGTCAAGCCCAGCTACTGGATCATCACCGATGTGCTCACCCCCACCGATGGCAAGGAGCACCAGGTCGAGAGCCTGTTCCACTTCGCCGCCGATGAGGCCACGGTGAACGGCCTGACCGTGGCCACGCCCACGACGGACGCCGCTGTGCAGATCACGGCGGCGCCGCGCGAGGGCCTGAGCCTCCGCGTCGTGAAAGGCCTGGAGGAGGAGCCGGTGCAGGGCTGGGCCAACGGCCCGTGGCGCCCGGTGCCCACAGCGCTGTACGAGTGGAAGACGAGCGGCCCGTCGCGCGTGACGTACGTCGTGTACCCCACGCCCGCCGGGCAGGCCAGCCCGGTCCAGGCAGTGAAGTCACTGCCCGTCACGACCGACCAGGGCCAGCCGGCGAGCGCCTCGGCGGCCGACATCATCTTCGCCGACGGCAGCCACCATGTGTACCTGTACGCCGACGCCGGCGCGGGGATGTGCCACTTCGGCGGCTACAGATCGGACGCCCGCTGCGCCCTGCTCGCCCTCGACGCCCAGGGCAACATCCAGCGGATGGTCCTGGCGGCCGGGAAGGTGCTGGAGAAGGAATAG